Proteins encoded together in one Chelonoidis abingdonii isolate Lonesome George chromosome 1, CheloAbing_2.0, whole genome shotgun sequence window:
- the KCTD12 gene encoding BTB/POZ domain-containing protein KCTD12 — protein sequence MALADSARGLPNGGGVSPAAGPGSGAAGSSAFPEIVELNVGGQVYVTRRGTVVSVRDSLLWRMFSQQQPGELPRDSKGRFFLDRDGFLFRYILDYLRDLQLVLPEHFPERSRLQREAEYFQLPELARRLAQGRGAAGXXXXXXXXXXXXXXXXXXXXXXXXXXXXXXXXXXXXXXXXXXXXXXXXXXXXXXXSAPSPSSSRSPSGGPLLTPSQSLDGGAGRRSGYITIGYRGSYTIGREAQADAKFRRVARITVCGKTALAKEVFGETLNESRDPDRPPERYTARYYLKFNFLEQAFDRLSEAGFRMAACSSTGTCAFAPEQGGPADDKIWTSYTEYVFCRD from the coding sequence ATGGCGCTGGCGGACAGCGCCCGGGGGTTGCCGAACGGGGGCGGCGTGTCCCCGGCGGCGGGGCCGGGCTCGGGGGCCGCGGGCTCGTCCGCCTTCCCGGAGATCGTGGAGCTGAACGTGGGCGGGCAGGTGTATGTGACGCGGCGCGGCACGGTGGTGTCGGTGCGGGACTCGCTGCTCTGGCGCATGTTCTCGCAGCAGCAGCCCGGCGAGCTGCCCCGGGACAGCAAAGGCCGCTTCTTCCTCGACCGCGACGGCTTCCTCTTCCGCTACATCCTGGACTACCTGCGGGACCTGCAGCTGGTGCTGCCCGAGCACTTCCCCGAGCGCAGCCGCCTGCAGCGGGAGGCCGAGTACTTCCAGCTGCCCGAGCTGGCGCGCCGCCTGGCGCAGGGCCGGGGGGCGGCCGGCNNNNNNNNNNNNNNNNNNNNNNNNNNNNNNNNNNNNNNNNNNNNNNNNNNNNNNNNNNNNNNNNNNNNNNNNNNNNNNNNNNNNNNNNNNNNNNNNNNNNNNNNNNNNNNNNNNNNNNNNNNNNNNNNNNNNNNNNNNNNNNNNNNNNNNNNNNNNNNNNNNNCCTCGGCCCCGTCGCCCAGCTCCAGCCGCAGCCCCTCCGGCGGCCCGCTGCTCACCCCGTCGCAGTCCCTGGACGGCGGGGCGGGGCGGCGCTCGGGCTACATCACCATCGGCTACCGCGGCTCCTACACCATCGGGCGGGAGGCGCAGGCCGACGCCAAGTTCCGGCGGGTGGCGCGCATCACCGTGTGCGGCAAGACGGCGCTGGCCAAGGAGGTGTTCGGCGAGACGCTGAACGAGAGCCGCGACCCCGACCGGCCCCCCGAGCGCTACACCGCCCGCTACTACCTCAAGTTCAACTTCCTGGAGCAGGCCTTCGACCGCCTCTCCGAGGCCGGCTTCCGCATGGCCGCCTGCTCCTCCACTGGCACCTGCGCCTTCGCCCCAGAGCAGGGCGGCCCCGCCGACGACAAGATCTGGACCAGCTACACCGAGTACGTGTTCTGCAGGGACTGA